The following proteins are encoded in a genomic region of Alnus glutinosa chromosome 8, dhAlnGlut1.1, whole genome shotgun sequence:
- the LOC133876253 gene encoding pentatricopeptide repeat-containing protein At4g19440, chloroplastic-like yields MTSDPFFQPPQSTIRTGRGLSPDVYLFRTTINVFCKGKKVEDAIGLFMKMEELGIASNVVTYNNIIHGLRKNRRLDEALQFRERMQMLDWGVVPNEVVYNTLIDGYCKAGNISQALKITDDMISKGITPNTVTLNSLILGLCESNDMEHAEHVLEEMLLSGLPISHVAYTSIIHGLCMRSKFDSALLFTKKMRAVKKL; encoded by the exons ATGACTTCCGATCCTTTCTTCCAACCTCCTCAAAGCACCATCCGTACAGGGCGAGGGCTTTCTCCGGATGTTTACTTGTTTAGAACTACAATTAATGTATTTTGTAAGGGAAAGAAGGTTGAAGATGCAATTGGGTTGTTCATGAAAATGGAGGAGTTGGGTATTGCTTCAAATGTTGTTAcatacaataatattattcatggGCTACGCAAGAACAGGAGATTAGATGAGGCATTGCAGTTTAGAGAGAGGATG CAAATGTTGGATTGGGGGGTTGTACCTAATGAGGTTGTATATAACACATTAATTGATGGGTATTGTAAAGCAGGAAATATTAGTCAAGCACTGAAGATAACGGATGATATGATATCAAAGGGCATAACTCCTAATACAGTTACTCTTAATTCTCTTATACTGGGTCTTTGCGAAAGTAATGATATGGAGCATGCTGAGCATGTTTTAGAGGAGATGTTATTGAGTGGGTTACCTATAAGCCATGTGGCTTATACTTCGATCATTCACGGGTTATGTATGAGGTCTAAGTTTGATTCTGCACTTTTGTTCACCAAGAAGATGCGTGCTGTCAAGAAACTCTAG
- the LOC133874973 gene encoding probable protein phosphatase 2C 39, with protein sequence MAGKEILLKMKEKVGLGPSDADSGKGKSKMSKHVTHGFHLVKGKSHHAMEDYVFAQFKQVDDKELGLFAIFDGHLSHDVPDYLKSHLFENILKEPDFWTQTEEAIKSAYLITDTNILEKAVDFGKGGSTAVTAILINCHKLVVANVGDSRAVICKNGVAKQLSVDHEPSTERESIEERGGFVSNFPGDVPRVDGQLAVARAFGDKSLKKHLSSEPHVAVDFIDEDTEFVILASDGLWKVMSNQDAANSIRHIKDARAAAKHLTEEALNRNSTDDISCIVVRFQ encoded by the exons GAAAAAGTTGGGTTAGGTCCGTCAGATGCTGACTCTGGAAAAGGCAAGAGCAAGATGTCAAAGCACGTAACACATGGCTTTCACTTGGTAAAGGGAAAATCGCATCACGCCATGGAAGATTATGTCTTTGCACAGTTTAAGCAAGTTGATGACAAGGAGCTTGGTCTTTTTGCAATCTTTGATGGCCATTTGAGCCATGATGTTCCTGATTACTTGAAGTCTCATTtatttgagaatattttgaaGGAG CCCGACTTCTGGACTCAAACAGAGGAAGCAATCAAAAGTGCTTATCTAATAACCGACACAAACATTTTAGAGAAAGCAGTTGATTTCGGAAAAGGAGGTTCAACTGCGGTTACAGCAATATTGATTAATTGTCATAAGCTGGTAGTAGCTAACGTTGGGGATTCTCGAGCTGTTATCTGTAAGAATGGGGTGGCCAAACAACTATCAGTTGATCATGAGCCAAGCACGGAAAGGGAGAGCATTGAGGAGAGAGGTGGTTTTGTATCAAATTTTCCTG GGGATGTTCCACGAGTTGATGGGCAATTGGCAGTGGCAAGGGCATTTGGTGACAAGAGCTTGAAGAAACACCTCAGTTCAGAACCCCATGTAGCGGTGGATTTTATAGATGAGGACACTGAGTTCGTTATCCTGGCAAGTGATGGATTATGGAAG GTAATGTCGAACCAAGACGCAGCAAATAGTATCAGGCATATAAAGGATGCCCGGGCAGCAGCGAAGCACCTTACTGAAGAGGCGCTTAATAGGAACAGCACGGATGATATTTCCTGCATAGTTGTAAGATTTCAGTGA
- the LOC133875873 gene encoding squamosa promoter-binding-like protein 3, producing MESTKSLVEGKRTFVEDDIDDEYLDEEDQGGGEMISFADQNERKRAGAPPLSGKRGGSTASSGGVSPARCQAEKCGADLTDAKRYHRRHKVCEIHSKAPAVTVAGLRQRFCQQCSRFHELSEFDEAKRSCRRRLAGHNERRRKAGPTESSGEVSSRRGVRQGDDQRGRIHVTIPAGNPAGYKHLQIR from the exons ATGGAGTCAACCAAGAGCCTCGTCGAAGGGAAGCGAACTTTCGTCGAAGATGACATCGATGACGAGTACTTGGATGAAGAAGATCAGGGAGGAGGTGAAATGATAAGCTTTGCAGATCagaatgagagaaagagagcagGTGCTCCTCCTCTCTCTGGGAAAAGAGGAGGGTCCACTGCAAGTTCCGGTGGGGTGTCGCCGGCGCGTTGCCAGGCTGAGAAGTGTGGAGCTGATTTGACAGATGCAAAGCGGTACCACCGCCGTCATAAGGTGTGTGAAATTCATTCAAAGGCGCCGGCTGTGACTGTCGCCGGCCTGCGGCAACGGTTTTGTCAGCAATGCAGCAG GTTCCATGAGCTATCCGAGTTTGACGAAGCAAAAAGAAGCTGCCGCAGACGCTTGGCTGGACATAACGAGCGGCGCCGGAAAGCCGGGCCGACAGAATCTAGCGGAGAAGTTTCAAGCCGCAGAGGGGTTAGGCAAGGTGATGATCAAAGAGGCAGAATTCATGTAACAATCCCAGCAGGGAATCCGGCCGGTTACAAGCATCTCCAGATCAGATAA
- the LOC133876399 gene encoding uncharacterized protein LOC133876399, translated as MAAIRLAKSPGYVQTTSRLWMARFSNTAKGTNAVAEGRNVTSVLPEPIGRETKNNARTNEAKGQAQNINDDDQSGATGFAPDTARQGAIKAMYAAEADDVMQEMDSAYDVTTETTQDVKDTIVAEADNNVVETTEYRSIQDAAKRDELD; from the exons ATGGCGGCAATACGTTTAGCAAAATCTCCTGGTTATGTCCAAACAACTAGCAGACTCTGGATGGCTCGCTTCAGTAACACGGCTAAA GGTACTAATGCGGTAGCCGAAGGGAGAAATGTGACATCAGTGCTGCCTGAACCTATAGGCCGAGAAACCAAGAATAATGCAAGAACTAATGAAGCCAAAGGCCAAGCTCAAAATATCAACGACGATGATCAGAGTGGCGCGACAGGTTTTGCACCTGACACAGCGAGACAAGGTGCTATAAAAGCAATGTACGCGGCGGAGGCTGACGATGTTATGCAGGAAATGGATAGTGCTTATGATGTTACAACAGAGACTACCCAAGATGTCAAAGACACAATCGTTGCGGAGGCTGATAACAATGTGGTTGAAACCACTGAGTATCGAAGTATTCAAGATGCCGCGAAGCGCGATGAACTAGATTga